In one Gemella haemolysans ATCC 10379 genomic region, the following are encoded:
- a CDS encoding TatD family hydrolase: MLFDTHAHLNDDAYLEDLEETIARAKEAGVKLINIVGFDDKSIEKALEITAKYDFLYLTVGWHPVEAIDFTEEKYEMIKKIALTNDKVVAIGEIGLDYHWDKSPKDVQKEVFRRQIQLAKEVNKPIVIHTRDAMADTIQILQEEKASEIGGIMHSFSGSVESMNIMLKENFYISLGGPVTFKNAKTPKEVAKACPLDKLLIETDCPYLTPTPYRGKRNEPAYVHYVAQEIADLKEMSYEQLTKQTFNNACTLFGLEDKKEID, from the coding sequence ATGTTATTTGATACACATGCGCATCTAAATGATGATGCTTATTTAGAAGACTTAGAAGAAACTATTGCTCGTGCGAAAGAGGCGGGAGTAAAATTAATAAACATAGTTGGTTTCGATGATAAAAGTATAGAAAAAGCACTGGAAATCACAGCTAAATATGACTTTTTATATTTAACGGTAGGTTGGCACCCAGTAGAAGCAATTGACTTTACAGAAGAAAAATATGAAATGATAAAAAAAATTGCTTTAACTAATGATAAAGTAGTAGCCATCGGTGAGATTGGTCTAGATTATCACTGGGATAAAAGTCCAAAGGATGTTCAAAAGGAAGTATTTAGAAGACAAATTCAACTAGCAAAAGAAGTTAATAAACCAATAGTAATTCACACACGTGATGCTATGGCAGATACAATACAAATACTTCAAGAAGAAAAGGCTAGTGAAATTGGTGGAATAATGCACAGCTTTTCTGGTTCTGTAGAAAGTATGAATATAATGTTGAAAGAGAACTTCTATATTTCATTAGGTGGACCAGTAACATTTAAAAATGCAAAAACACCAAAAGAAGTAGCAAAAGCTTGTCCGTTAGATAAGTTGTTAATTGAAACGGATTGTCCGTACTTAACACCAACACCATATAGAGGAAAAAGAAATGAACCTGCATATGTGCATTATGTAGCACAAGAAATTGCAGATCTTAAAGAAATGTCATATGAACAACTAACAAAACAAACATTCAATAATGCATGTACGTTGTTCGGATTAGAAGATAAAAAGGAGATTGATTAA
- a CDS encoding ATP-binding cassette domain-containing protein, with amino-acid sequence MSKEYLKLKNVRKVYKSKGMGKEVKETIAVNDISLDIYKAETLAVVGESGSGKTTLGKGILNIDPFTSGEVFVEGNEKSLTKMSKKELAEVYSKMQIIFQDPYSSLNPRMSALDIVMEALHKEDKETAKKKALEILEFVGISNEDALKLSNAFSGGQRQRIGIARAVVTRPDFILCDEPTSALDASTQAQVINLLKDLQEKFSLTYLFISHNLGVVEYIADRIAVMYRGNLVELGTTAQIMKNPQHVYTKRLLSSMPIIDPIRARQMFEEFEVSAEEIVITGSEKFEEVEEGHFVLK; translated from the coding sequence ATGAGTAAAGAGTATTTAAAACTAAAAAATGTACGAAAAGTTTATAAGTCTAAAGGAATGGGCAAAGAAGTCAAAGAAACTATAGCTGTTAATGATATTAGTTTAGATATTTATAAAGCTGAGACGCTAGCTGTAGTAGGCGAATCTGGAAGTGGAAAGACTACCCTAGGTAAGGGGATATTAAATATTGATCCATTCACATCAGGGGAAGTTTTTGTAGAAGGTAATGAAAAGTCTTTAACAAAAATGTCAAAAAAAGAACTTGCAGAAGTATATAGCAAAATGCAAATTATATTCCAAGACCCTTATTCATCATTAAATCCGCGAATGAGTGCTTTAGATATAGTTATGGAAGCTTTACACAAAGAGGATAAAGAAACAGCGAAGAAAAAAGCGTTAGAAATACTAGAGTTTGTGGGAATTTCTAATGAGGATGCGTTAAAATTATCAAATGCTTTTAGTGGAGGGCAACGTCAACGTATTGGTATTGCTCGTGCAGTTGTAACAAGACCAGATTTCATTTTATGCGATGAACCGACTTCTGCTTTAGATGCTTCAACACAAGCACAGGTAATTAATTTATTAAAAGATTTACAAGAAAAATTCTCTCTAACATACTTATTCATCTCACATAACTTAGGTGTAGTAGAGTATATCGCAGATAGAATAGCTGTAATGTATAGAGGTAATCTAGTAGAATTAGGAACAACAGCACAGATTATGAAAAATCCGCAGCACGTTTATACCAAACGCCTTCTAAGTTCTATGCCGATTATTGATCCGATAAGAGCTAGACAGATGTTTGAAGAATTCGAAGTTAGTGCAGAGGAAATAGTAATAACTGGCAGTGAAAAATTCGAAGAAGTTGAAGAAGGACACTTTGTATTAAAATAG
- a CDS encoding ABC transporter permease has product MERFIKTAKSSKIYIFSLIFIAILVFVSLIAPLIPIDPAATDVANLSQSPSLQHLFGTDEVGRDYFIRVIYGGRISLIVGLLAMVTAVTIGTIVGLIAGYVGGVIDSLLMRLVDVLSSIPWLVLVIVLSVFLKPGIGSIIIVIGCFSWMRLARLVRAETLSAKEYDYVVYSRFSGVNTISILKKHIIPAIIPTLVVATSASIANAIMTEAALSFLGLGIQQPMTSWGTLLQNAQQSLQRAPHMAIIPGLFVMLTIYSFNNIGNLLTKYIQKEGE; this is encoded by the coding sequence ATGGAAAGATTTATTAAAACTGCTAAAAGTTCAAAGATTTATATTTTTTCACTTATTTTTATAGCGATATTAGTTTTTGTTTCGTTAATTGCTCCTTTAATTCCTATTGATCCAGCGGCTACTGATGTAGCGAATCTATCTCAATCACCAAGTTTACAACATTTATTCGGAACTGATGAGGTAGGTCGTGATTACTTCATTCGTGTAATCTATGGAGGTCGTATTTCTCTTATAGTAGGATTACTGGCAATGGTGACTGCCGTAACAATCGGAACCATAGTAGGACTTATCGCAGGTTATGTTGGTGGAGTTATTGATAGTTTACTTATGCGTTTAGTCGATGTATTGTCATCTATTCCATGGTTAGTATTAGTAATTGTACTTAGTGTATTTTTAAAACCAGGAATTGGTTCGATTATTATAGTAATAGGATGTTTTTCTTGGATGCGTCTTGCGAGATTAGTTCGAGCAGAAACTCTATCAGCAAAAGAATATGACTATGTAGTATATAGTAGATTTAGTGGTGTAAATACTATCTCTATCTTAAAGAAACATATTATTCCAGCTATAATACCAACTTTAGTAGTAGCGACAAGTGCCTCAATAGCTAACGCAATAATGACAGAAGCGGCACTTAGTTTTTTAGGTCTTGGTATTCAACAACCTATGACTTCTTGGGGAACATTGCTACAAAATGCACAACAAAGTCTACAACGTGCTCCTCATATGGCTATCATCCCTGGATTATTTGTAATGTTAACAATTTATTCATTCAATAATATTGGTAACTTACTTACAAAATATATTCAAAAGGAGGGAGAATAG
- a CDS encoding DUF1444 family protein, translated as MSYSRDYIFEKIIEKLPTLKIHERREKESSVFILEYENRRAKIDIDSFVRKLGDKKTSESDKKIEEFVYYIVGNFNAQKKLSIDDITEDELLENIFPVVRASSFNKDNEKNLVSFDHTNETRIYLAYDFKDGYKLLDGSFLSRFSKTEEEFLGFAKDNLEKLLLKYNVDEVAGNKFYFLNAKDGYDGARIIDKNVLNYFYDKIGDSFYVGLPHQDTLIIADVQNKQGLEVLQKMMVHFFTEGLVPITTITFKYDGKELESYFIFVE; from the coding sequence ATGTCTTATTCAAGAGATTATATATTTGAAAAAATAATAGAAAAACTACCTACTTTAAAAATTCATGAGAGGCGAGAAAAAGAAAGCAGTGTTTTTATTTTAGAATATGAAAATCGCCGTGCTAAGATTGATATAGATAGTTTTGTAAGGAAGCTAGGAGATAAGAAAACTAGCGAAAGTGACAAGAAGATAGAAGAATTTGTTTACTACATAGTAGGAAACTTTAATGCACAAAAAAAACTTTCTATAGATGATATAACTGAGGATGAATTATTGGAAAATATTTTTCCAGTGGTTAGAGCTAGTAGTTTTAACAAAGATAATGAGAAAAATCTTGTTAGCTTTGATCATACAAATGAAACTAGAATATATTTAGCTTATGATTTTAAAGATGGTTATAAATTATTAGACGGTAGTTTTTTGAGTAGATTTTCTAAAACTGAAGAAGAATTTTTAGGGTTTGCTAAAGATAATTTAGAAAAATTACTACTTAAGTATAATGTGGATGAAGTTGCAGGAAATAAATTCTATTTCTTAAATGCGAAAGACGGTTACGATGGGGCGAGAATAATCGATAAAAATGTCTTGAATTACTTTTATGATAAAATAGGTGATTCATTCTATGTAGGTTTACCTCATCAAGATACATTGATAATTGCAGATGTACAGAATAAGCAAGGACTAGAAGTTTTACAAAAAATGATGGTTCATTTTTTTACAGAAGGACTAGTACCGATAACAACAATAACGTTTAAATACGATGGAAAAGAACTAGAGAGTTATTTTATTTTTGTAGAATAA
- a CDS encoding multidrug effflux MFS transporter, with product MTLKRNSKLFLVLFLGTLSAFGPFVTDLYLPALPTMSSYFNSNTSTIQLTLTGSMVGLALGQLLIGPISDKYGRKNPLIISLIVYLISTIAIIIFPNIYAMIVLRFIQGVSSAGAVVISRAISTDLYHGRELAAFFALLMAVNGLAPILSPILGSLLLELTDWRGIFVTLALIGVVLLAVSFKFKESLAIEKRLDLPITKTYYSIVYVAKNKLFFSLVIIQGFALAAMFAYIAASPFILQTHYSLSPLMYSLCFGLNGFAIVLGSKSAGNFKEKVSIKLGLSLMLLVSIYLAVALTLTLPFLFIEVGFFLLLLGLGFILPAGSAIAMSLERERAGSASAFFGFVPFFLGGVVSPLVGIGNIFHSSAIAIVICSAISFVTFKLVEKKI from the coding sequence ATGACATTAAAAAGAAATTCTAAATTGTTTCTAGTGCTCTTTCTAGGAACGTTATCGGCTTTTGGGCCATTTGTTACAGATTTATATTTACCAGCACTACCTACTATGAGTTCGTATTTCAATTCTAATACATCAACAATTCAACTTACTCTAACAGGTAGTATGGTCGGCCTTGCATTAGGACAGCTACTTATCGGACCTATTAGTGATAAATACGGTCGTAAGAATCCATTAATAATCAGCTTAATAGTTTATTTAATAAGTACTATTGCTATTATAATTTTTCCTAATATATACGCAATGATAGTATTACGATTTATCCAAGGTGTATCTTCTGCAGGAGCTGTAGTTATTTCTCGTGCTATTTCTACAGATTTATACCACGGACGTGAATTAGCTGCTTTCTTTGCCCTACTTATGGCTGTTAACGGCTTAGCACCTATTCTTTCTCCTATCCTAGGAAGTTTATTACTAGAACTTACAGACTGGAGAGGAATTTTTGTTACACTTGCATTAATCGGTGTAGTTTTATTAGCTGTAAGCTTTAAATTCAAAGAATCTTTAGCCATTGAAAAACGCTTAGATCTTCCAATAACTAAGACATATTATTCTATTGTCTATGTTGCGAAAAACAAACTATTCTTTTCTCTTGTTATTATTCAAGGGTTTGCCTTAGCTGCTATGTTCGCCTATATTGCGGCATCTCCATTTATCTTACAAACTCATTATAGCTTAAGTCCATTAATGTATAGCTTATGCTTTGGTCTGAATGGTTTTGCTATAGTTTTAGGAAGCAAGAGCGCTGGTAATTTCAAAGAGAAAGTTAGTATCAAACTAGGATTATCCCTTATGTTATTAGTTAGCATCTACCTTGCAGTTGCACTAACTCTTACACTACCTTTCCTATTTATCGAAGTAGGATTCTTCCTTCTTTTACTAGGATTAGGATTTATTTTACCTGCTGGTTCTGCTATCGCTATGAGTTTAGAACGCGAGCGTGCTGGAAGTGCCTCAGCTTTCTTTGGATTTGTGCCATTCTTCTTAGGTGGTGTTGTTTCACCATTAGTAGGAATTGGAAATATCTTTCACTCTAGTGCAATAGCAATCGTAATTTGTTCAGCTATATCATTCGTAACATTCAAACTAGTTGAAAAGAAAATATAA
- the ybaK gene encoding Cys-tRNA(Pro) deacylase gives MAKKKELKTNAMRFLDENGVEYNHFEFDAESEAAKTGVGVADIIGRDHNQVFKTIMTTDGKGNYVVGVLMSEDSINFKKLAKAAGVKSLSMLPLKDLTKITGYVKGGCSPFAMKKLFPTFIDEKCREVETIIISAGKVGHQVEVKPEVLEQLIGAQVVDFKAE, from the coding sequence ATGGCTAAGAAAAAAGAATTAAAAACAAATGCTATGCGATTTTTAGATGAAAATGGTGTTGAATATAATCATTTTGAATTTGATGCAGAAAGTGAAGCTGCGAAGACTGGTGTAGGAGTAGCTGATATTATTGGGCGAGACCATAATCAAGTGTTTAAAACAATTATGACTACAGATGGAAAAGGTAACTATGTTGTAGGAGTACTTATGAGCGAAGATAGTATAAACTTTAAAAAACTTGCCAAAGCAGCTGGAGTGAAAAGTTTATCAATGTTGCCGCTTAAAGATCTGACAAAAATTACAGGATATGTAAAAGGTGGATGTTCACCATTTGCAATGAAAAAATTGTTCCCGACTTTTATAGATGAGAAATGTCGCGAAGTTGAAACGATTATTATCTCTGCAGGTAAAGTAGGTCACCAAGTAGAAGTAAAACCAGAAGTTTTAGAGCAACTTATCGGCGCTCAAGTAGTAGATTTTAAAGCTGAATAA
- a CDS encoding ABC transporter ATP-binding protein — protein sequence MTNIVELKNLTVNYKPNKEVDKQLIHGIDINFRKGHITGVVGESGSGKSILMRSIMSILPNNIFDKNDKFIFDGKEVKKGEKLPISMIFQNPMTSLDPVRTIGFHLIEVIERFQNKSKEEAKKLAIEQLEKVGILNAPLRMEQYPHELSGGMRQRILIAMALLANPKLLVADEPTTALDVTVQAQILSLIKKLQKETELSVALVSHDFGVIAGMCDYVYIMYRGRVVEKGNVEEIFSNAQHPYTKQLLAAARLENTNNELLTVDYKEDDKHYTWQKLSDTHEYLKEVE from the coding sequence ATGACAAATATAGTAGAATTAAAAAATCTAACGGTTAATTATAAACCAAATAAAGAAGTAGATAAACAGTTAATACACGGTATCGATATTAATTTTAGAAAAGGTCATATCACTGGTGTTGTTGGTGAATCAGGTAGTGGAAAAAGTATTCTGATGCGTAGCATAATGTCTATTCTCCCTAACAATATTTTTGATAAAAATGATAAGTTTATCTTTGATGGAAAGGAAGTTAAGAAGGGTGAAAAGTTACCAATCTCTATGATTTTCCAAAATCCTATGACTTCATTAGATCCAGTTAGAACGATTGGTTTTCACTTAATAGAAGTAATAGAAAGATTCCAAAATAAGTCTAAAGAAGAAGCAAAAAAATTAGCAATAGAGCAACTTGAAAAAGTAGGAATTCTTAATGCACCGCTTAGAATGGAACAATATCCACATGAATTATCTGGTGGTATGCGTCAAAGAATATTAATAGCTATGGCATTACTTGCAAATCCTAAGTTATTGGTAGCAGATGAACCTACAACTGCTCTAGACGTTACGGTTCAAGCACAGATATTATCTCTTATTAAAAAATTACAAAAAGAAACAGAACTTAGTGTAGCATTAGTCAGCCATGATTTTGGTGTAATAGCTGGAATGTGTGACTATGTGTATATTATGTATAGAGGTAGAGTTGTCGAAAAAGGAAATGTTGAAGAAATTTTTAGCAATGCACAACACCCATATACAAAACAACTTCTTGCAGCGGCAAGATTAGAAAATACTAATAATGAACTTTTGACTGTTGATTATAAGGAAGATGACAAACACTATACTTGGCAAAAACTTAGCGATACTCATGAGTATCTGAAAGAGGTGGAGTAA
- a CDS encoding ABC transporter permease, whose product MIRYILKRILQVVPLLLVISFIVFTLIHLAPYDAIDAQITSNMSQEEINILREQSGLNKPFLIQYVDWLGQILSGNFGHSLVTHNSVGEEILAKIPNTISLVLPAYVTALVIAIVLGLLAAANKGKWQDKLIDAVASLGIATPSFWIAMIFIYVLGYQLNLFPIIGMHTIGKEGDFGDLLSHFVMPYLTLTIVFFAELTRYVRSSALSQTNEEYVVVQQAFQATKTQVFTRHIIKNVLIPVITQVGMSLPMLVTGAIITETVFSWPGIGPYITQATRALDYPIIMAVMLLSATLVIVGNLISDILYSIVDPRIRRGGK is encoded by the coding sequence ATGATTCGATATATTTTGAAACGTATATTACAAGTAGTACCATTACTTTTAGTAATATCGTTTATAGTATTTACTTTAATACATTTAGCTCCATATGATGCTATCGATGCACAGATAACGTCGAATATGTCACAAGAAGAAATTAATATTCTTCGTGAGCAAAGTGGGCTTAATAAACCATTCTTAATTCAGTATGTGGATTGGTTAGGACAAATATTGAGTGGAAACTTCGGGCACTCATTAGTAACTCATAATAGTGTAGGAGAGGAAATTCTAGCGAAAATACCTAATACAATATCATTAGTATTACCAGCATATGTAACAGCATTAGTGATTGCGATAGTATTAGGATTATTAGCGGCTGCAAATAAAGGTAAATGGCAAGATAAACTTATCGATGCTGTAGCTTCACTTGGAATAGCTACTCCATCATTTTGGATAGCGATGATATTCATCTATGTTTTAGGATACCAGTTAAACTTATTCCCAATAATAGGAATGCACACAATTGGTAAAGAAGGAGACTTTGGTGATTTATTATCACACTTTGTTATGCCTTATCTAACTTTAACAATTGTATTTTTTGCTGAACTTACACGTTATGTAAGATCTTCAGCTTTAAGTCAAACAAATGAAGAATATGTAGTAGTTCAACAAGCTTTTCAAGCGACAAAAACTCAAGTTTTCACAAGGCATATTATAAAAAACGTACTAATACCGGTAATAACTCAAGTAGGTATGTCACTGCCGATGTTAGTAACTGGAGCGATTATTACAGAAACAGTATTTAGTTGGCCAGGAATTGGACCATATATCACACAAGCAACTAGAGCGTTAGATTATCCTATAATAATGGCTGTAATGTTATTATCAGCTACATTAGTAATAGTAGGTAATTTAATTTCAGATATACTGTATTCAATAGTAGATCCTAGAATTAGAAGAGGAGGTAAGTAA